Genomic DNA from Halomonas sp. BDJS001:
CTACTGGCGGTTCGCCGAGCAGGATTGTTACCGTTGGCAACTGCTGTTCGATTACCCACTGGCCCAGGAGGGTGAGCTTGATCAGCGCCAAAGCGATTTGATCGAAGCGCTATTTACTCAAGTGGAGGCCTCGCTGAAAGCCTACCAGCCCGCGCTGGATGATCTCGAAGCCCGCCGTTTGGGGCGCACGCTGTGGGGTAGCGTCCACGGCTTGGTTCAGCTAGGGCTTAATGAGCGATTGGGCTATTGGCAGGGCCAGCAGTTGAAAGTGGATGAGCTGTTGGATCAACTGATGAGCACCATTCTGGCCGGCTTGCGCCATCGTGAGGCGGCGACGTGACCTGGGGTGTCAATGCGGGGCGTCAGGCGCTGCGCTGGCTGATTTTTGTCTCAATGCGCCTCTGCTACCGGCTGCAGGTGCATGGACGTGAGCATATCCCTAAGCAGGGCGCTGCATTAGTGGTGTGTAACCACGTCAGTTTTATGGATGCCCTGGTGCTTGGTGGCGCTAGTCCTCGGCCGCTGCGTTTTGTTATGGATCAGCCGATCTTCGACTCACCCTGGCTTAAGTGGTGGTTTCAGTTGGTAGGCGCCATTCCCATTGAGTCTGAGCGGCGTAGCCCCGGTGCTCTAAGGCGCGCCCTGGATGACGTGAGCACAGCGCTGCGCCAGGGGCAGGTCGTGATGGTCTTTCCTGAAGGGCGACTGACCCCGGATGGTGAAATTCACGCCTTTCGGCGCGGTTTGGAAGCCATTCTCGCTCGGGATGATGTGCCGGTGATTCCCGCAGGGCTGGCAGGCTTATGGGGGTCGTGGACATCCCACCATAACGGCAAAGCACTCAAAAAGTGCCCAAGGCGCTTCCGGGCGCCGGTGAGCTTGCACTTTGGGCCTCCACTCAACCGTCTGGACGCCGATGATATAGCGCTGCGGCGGTTTCTAGAAGCGCGGGTCAGGGCTTTAAAAGCGGCGGCTGATCAGGAGCTATCCCGCCGCCGTTAGCTCGCTTGCTAGCGGCGAGCCGCCCGCTGCTTTTGCCAGCAGCGCGCCGAGGTGATGAGGTTGTCGCGAATCTCCAAAATCTCCATGCGCATATTGCCAATTTGCAGACACGCAGGCCCTTCCGGAAAGGCTTCCAGATGCTCAAGGATGAGTCCGTTGAGCGTCTTGGGGCCATCGGTCGGCAACTGCCAGCCGAGCATCTTGTTAATCTCACGAATATTGGCGGTGCCTTCAATTACGTGGCTGCCGTCATCCTGCTGGTGAATTTCTTCATCCTCAGAGACATCGGTGGTGAACTCGCCCACGATCTCTTCCAGAATATCTTCCAGGGTGACCAAACCCTCTACGTCGCCGTACTCATCCACCACAATGCCGATACGCCGTTTCTGCTTCTGAAAGTTGAGCAGTTGGGTATGTAGCGGCGTGGATTCGGGAATGAAATAGGGTTCCCGTGCCTCCTGCACAATAGAGGCCTTGGTGACTTCGTCCCGGGAGAGAAAGCGGGCTGCGTTGCGCAGATGCAGCATGCCGATAATATTATTGATATCGCCTTTATAGACCGGTAGCCGGGTATGCTGGCTGGTACGAATCTGGGTCAAAATATCT
This window encodes:
- a CDS encoding TetR/AcrR family transcriptional regulator, with the translated sequence MARPRQHAPDALHAQVMHACDEWLAEQPVHGLSLRALAREVGCAPSTLLKLYGSFNNLLQHVNVETLARLQHTITSLVDDDPEPWLRSLAHAYWRFAEQDCYRWQLLFDYPLAQEGELDQRQSDLIEALFTQVEASLKAYQPALDDLEARRLGRTLWGSVHGLVQLGLNERLGYWQGQQLKVDELLDQLMSTILAGLRHREAAT
- a CDS encoding 1-acyl-sn-glycerol-3-phosphate acyltransferase, with translation MTWGVNAGRQALRWLIFVSMRLCYRLQVHGREHIPKQGAALVVCNHVSFMDALVLGGASPRPLRFVMDQPIFDSPWLKWWFQLVGAIPIESERRSPGALRRALDDVSTALRQGQVVMVFPEGRLTPDGEIHAFRRGLEAILARDDVPVIPAGLAGLWGSWTSHHNGKALKKCPRRFRAPVSLHFGPPLNRLDADDIALRRFLEARVRALKAAADQELSRRR